The segment TAGATTTATTCATCACAATGTTGGTGGTAACAGCGCATTCATCAGTGATATATCGCAGACCGTTATTGATTCGCAGTGTGCCAAGCCGAGCCTGTCCCACTGTAATTTATCTCACCACTATTCTTCTTTGGCAGACTTCTGTTTAAGCTGACTTTGCGAAATCACTGCATGCTCCGAATATCTGAGACACGCACATGTGCAGCAGTGGTCATCTAGTGTCTGCCAGGGCTTACTGGAATAGCTGTTTGTCTaagttcagtttctgtgtttgttgggGAAGTTTGGTAGTTGTAATAATATGTATGGTTGTGTTATATAGTGCTTCTCTAACACTATTATctgttgtttcttattttatatatgaagACATTTACATGGGTTCACTTATAGTACAACCACCAACTCTTTGTGGTACTGTACTATATGTCACACTAGACTAACACACATACTACTTGCTGAACAGGTGGGAGTCCCTGCTCCTTATGACCATGTATGCGATCTACATTATAATCATGAAGTAAGTTTGTAACACATCATCAGTTATTATACGTTCACACATCTGAATTCTGAATAATGACAAGCCCTGTTTACAGTATAGATACTGtatgaatagaaataaaaatctgtgtgGATGCAGGTTCAACTCCCAGATTTTGGCGTTTGTGACACGTCAGTTGAAGAGCACCAGACCATGCTGCCTCAGATCAGGGGCTCGCAGAGAAGACAAGATGGGAGAAGATGTCTCTGCTTGCAACACCTCCATGGTGCTTCTCAACAAAGGTCTGCTCTGATCAATATTTTGAAATTTTAACTGAGAATAATCTTTAAGAATAGTCTTGGTTGTTGTTTAATGATCTCAGGGATCTCATAAAGCGTGTTAAATGTGAAACGAGTGCTACATGTTGAGATGCTTCTTCCACAGGTCAAGCCCACAGTGAGGAGGCTCCTCCAGTCATCATGGTGGATGAACTCCTCATCCTCAACCCCCACAAGCTTTCCTTCTCTGAAGCTGGTCTGCGTATAATGATCACCCCCCACTTCTCTCCCCGCACAAGGCTCTCCATGGCAGGACGCATGCTCATCAGTGAGGTATGTGAGACACATGTAAGACATTATTATACAATTGTCTTGAAGCTCGACAACAGATTTCCCACCCGCCTCTTACAGAGACAGAGGCTGATCCGGACTTCAAAGAACCAGCGGGATGGTGAGGCTGGCCCTGGGTCAAGGGGCGGCTCAACCAGCAACAGTTTAAAGAGGACAGGTTCCTGCAGTTTGGAGAACGGAGGAGGGAGACCTGGAATAGCAGACGCTGAGTCAGGAGACAAGCCAGGTGTTGCGGTTTGCcagccagaggaggaggaagaggacgaaGATGGGATTTTCAGTCCCATCCACATACCAAGTAGTCAtccaatttattttaacatataataaataagCAAACTGTCCTAGACTTGTCATCAGTAAAAGAATTTAATAACTGTTTATTAGCATTGATAAGATGAATAAAGTCTAATGACTCATTAGTCAACAATACCAAAGTTAGTTGTTCATCTTGTTTGATAAAAGTCTTTACATTTGCATCATGTAGTACCCTGTAATGTGACTTCCTGCTCTTTACAGATGGCTGCTGTGCGCGGATTAAGTGGGTGATCACGTGGCCTCTGGGTCTCTTGCTTTACTGCACTGTGCCTAACTGTGTGCTGCCACGCTGGCACCGCTGGTTCATGGTCACGTTTGTGGCCTCCACGCTGTGGATCGCTGTCTTCTCCTACCTCATGGTGTGGATGGTAAGGAGGCAGGAACTATGCTGCACACACAAGAAcgaacaaacaaccaaaaaaaacctgcaaacaaaaataaaaatacagatcaCAGATGCTTGAGGTGGCTGCTGGTCTACAACAGTACAgctgtaatatacagtatgttttgtatTCTTTACAGCACCTACTGTAATAGACctgtacagtacatctgcaCATTCATACTGTATGCTTTGACAGATATTAGGTGCAATACAAAAGCCAAGACAGACATGACCCTGATGTGTCCTAATGTTTCTGTAAGGTCACCATCATCAGCTACACACTAGACATCCCAGATTACATCATGGGAATAACCTTCCTGGCAGCAGGGACTAGCGTGCCAGACTGCATGGCAAGCCTGATTGTAGCTCGACAAGGTAACAGTTTCTCCAGCTCCAAATCCCCTGCTCATCTTCTCTATTTGGTTCAAGCACTTTCTGTTCAacatttttctgtcacttttccCATTTATTTTCAGGCATGGGGGACATGGCAGTGTCTAACTCTATAGGCAGCAATATCTTTGATATCCTGCTGGGTTTGGGTTTCCCCTGGGCTTTGCGTACACTTGTGGTGGATCATGGATCAACAGTATGCAAACACTTTATCTCCCAACTAtagcagtctttttttttttctccttctgtctgtgAGTTTCCTGATTTACTgatgtttgcatgtatgtgaGAGAGGTTTCAAAACCATAAAATTGTGACCTTTGTTTTTTCCCCGCCAGGTCTCCATAAATAATAAAGGACTGGTGTATTCTGTGGTCCTACTGCTGGCATCTGTATTTCTGACGGTAAGTAAACACCTTCCTAGGCGtccattttagttttttttttttgggattAGTGAAGGGCCAGTAGAGGGTTTTATTCTCTCCTTACATAGTGTAATTCAATCCTCCAAGCATGCAAATATGTTGTTAAAGCGTTTAATATGTTTCAAAGAAATTTCAGTTCATACAACAGGTTGATTGAAATCAGGTTTGTATATAGTGAAacagttttcatcatttcaGCTCTGTGCAGCACCACagttgatttgaaatgaaactatCTGAGCTGTCTTCCttacctctgtctctctgcttaCAGGTGGTGAGCGTTCATCTGAACCACTGGAAGCTGGATCGCCGACTGGGTCTGTGTCTCATGTTTCTCTATGCcatcttcctgctctgctccaTCCTCTTCGGGCAGATGTGAAGCCTTAGGGTTGAAGCTCAACTCTATCAGACAACATACTGAGTATCTA is part of the Anabas testudineus chromosome 14, fAnaTes1.2, whole genome shotgun sequence genome and harbors:
- the LOC113170646 gene encoding sodium/potassium/calcium exchanger 3 codes for the protein MKTAARHRRPFQRFCCCGVGLVAVIWLTQVIQAPESSGFRPGVDGGTLRWPRRLLQEKPDNQSLDQPRAAIHEFPKDIFTKEQLKKGAVLLHALCAIYMFYALAIVCDDYFVPSLEKISENLQLSEDVAGATFMAAGSSAPELFTSLIGVFITKGDVGVGTIVGSAVFNILVIIGLSGIFAGQTVVLTWWSLFRDSSYYILAVLALIMVIYDARVVWWESLLLMTMYAIYIIIMKFNSQILAFVTRQLKSTRPCCLRSGARREDKMGEDVSACNTSMVLLNKGQAHSEEAPPVIMVDELLILNPHKLSFSEAGLRIMITPHFSPRTRLSMAGRMLISERQRLIRTSKNQRDGEAGPGSRGGSTSNSLKRTGSCSLENGGGRPGIADAESGDKPGVAVCQPEEEEEDEDGIFSPIHIPNGCCARIKWVITWPLGLLLYCTVPNCVLPRWHRWFMVTFVASTLWIAVFSYLMVWMVTIISYTLDIPDYIMGITFLAAGTSVPDCMASLIVARQGMGDMAVSNSIGSNIFDILLGLGFPWALRTLVVDHGSTVSINNKGLVYSVVLLLASVFLTVVSVHLNHWKLDRRLGLCLMFLYAIFLLCSILFGQM